The proteins below are encoded in one region of Lactuca sativa cultivar Salinas chromosome 3, Lsat_Salinas_v11, whole genome shotgun sequence:
- the LOC111877665 gene encoding auxin-responsive protein SAUR36, whose amino-acid sequence MNKIRGFRIRHKFVKLVKWGLHRRRKESNYIRLNPPNNYTVKAMSKLYGFARSLKKSAKDICLRKSGSSYNRIGEEELNPVPKGHLAVYVGEKEDDAHRVLMPVIYFNHPLFGELLREAEKVYGFNYDGGIHVPCRISEFQNVQTKINAAGGCGGCDGFRARRSWRLTL is encoded by the coding sequence atgaacaaaatcagAGGTTTTAGAATTAGACACAAGTTCGTAAAGCTCGTCAAATGGGGACTTCACCGGAGACGAAAAGAATCCAATTACATAAGGCTGAACCCACCCAATAATTACACAGTCAAAGCCATGTCGAAGCTCTACGGATTCGCTCGCTCATTGAAGAAAAGCGCCAAAGATATCTGCTTACGAAAGTCTGGTTCCAGTTACAATCGGATCGGAGAAGAAGAACTGAACCCAGTTCCAAAAGGGCACTTGGCTGTGTACGTTGGTGAAAAAGAAGACGATGCGCATAGGGTTTTGATGCCTGTGATTTACTTTAATCATCCGTTATTTGGTGAGTTGTTAAGAGAAGCTGAAAAGGTTTATGGGTTTAATTATGATGGTGGGATTCATGTACCCTGCCGGATTTCGGAGTTCCAGAACGTACAGACCAAGATTAACGCCGCCGGGGGTTGTGGTGGCTGCGATGGATTCCGTGCACGACGGAGCTGGCGGCTTACTTTATGA